From a region of the bacterium BMS3Abin02 genome:
- the hemE gene encoding uroporphyrinogen decarboxylase has product MRLLDALAREPLDRPPVWFMRQAGRYLPEYRELRSRFGFQQAIHDPDIAAEITMQPVRRFSLDAAIVFSDIMTPLEGMGVDATFDPGPKLRPHGIEEVAELGEFEAGAVDFVGEAIARVRAGLDDATAIIGFAGGPVTLLAYLIEGQGSRDFLGMRAALERKPEVSERALTGLGRAMNVYLRMQVSAGAQVIQLFDSWAGVLSRSRFARFAVPAARLALADLGVPTIYFAPHAAHSLDLFPGVGATGYGVDWRVPIDEAWNLVGSTAAVQGNLDPAVLLTDPATVRFSVAEILEAVGGRPGHVFNLGHGIHRATPVENVAAMVAAVRGAA; this is encoded by the coding sequence GTGAGACTGCTCGACGCGTTGGCTCGCGAACCGCTCGATCGGCCTCCCGTGTGGTTCATGCGCCAGGCCGGCCGCTACCTCCCCGAGTATCGGGAGCTGCGAAGCCGGTTCGGCTTCCAGCAGGCGATCCACGATCCCGACATCGCCGCCGAGATCACGATGCAGCCGGTGCGCAGGTTCTCCCTGGATGCAGCCATCGTGTTCTCCGACATCATGACGCCGCTCGAAGGGATGGGCGTCGACGCGACATTCGATCCGGGGCCGAAACTTCGGCCGCACGGCATCGAGGAAGTCGCCGAGCTCGGGGAGTTCGAGGCAGGCGCAGTCGACTTCGTCGGTGAGGCGATCGCGCGAGTTCGAGCAGGTCTCGACGACGCCACCGCGATCATCGGGTTCGCGGGAGGTCCGGTGACGCTGCTCGCCTATCTGATCGAAGGTCAGGGCAGCAGGGACTTCCTCGGTATGCGAGCGGCCCTCGAGCGGAAACCCGAAGTGTCCGAGCGCGCTCTGACCGGTCTCGGAAGGGCCATGAATGTCTACCTTCGCATGCAGGTTTCCGCAGGGGCGCAAGTGATCCAGCTGTTCGACTCGTGGGCCGGAGTCCTGTCGCGAAGCCGCTTCGCCCGCTTCGCCGTCCCGGCGGCCAGACTGGCGCTCGCCGATCTGGGCGTGCCGACGATCTACTTCGCACCCCACGCGGCGCACAGCCTCGATCTGTTTCCCGGAGTCGGCGCCACCGGCTACGGCGTCGACTGGCGAGTCCCGATCGACGAAGCCTGGAACCTCGTCGGCTCCACCGCCGCGGTGCAGGGGAACCTCGACCCGGCCGTCCTGCTCACCGACCCCGCCACCGTCCGATTCTCGGTCGCCGAGATCCTGGAGGCCGTCGGTGGGCGACCGGGGCACGTGTTCAACCTGGGACACGGGATTCACCGTGCCACACCCGTCGAGAACGTCGCGGCGATGGTCGCGGCGGTTCGGGGAGCGGCATGA